Proteins from a single region of Styela clava chromosome 1, kaStyClav1.hap1.2, whole genome shotgun sequence:
- the LOC120346728 gene encoding uncharacterized protein LOC120346728, protein MLMNCIYRKQLSWIKLGALIAILTVSEVNCYETCYYCKLDDLGHCAKYEIQRHRKICENPEPQTCNTISTITVHAGEGETYLKHCNETISVCNQLLTNQKTEVLFCCSKCEKSRGNGARSKSSILLGQILSFITFYALLA, encoded by the exons ATGTTGATGAACTGTATTTACAGAAAGCAGCTTTCGTGGATAAAATTAGGAGCGTTGATAG CTATTCTTACAGTCAGCGAAGTCAACTGCTACGAAACATGCTACTACTGCAAACTAGACGACTTAGGTCATTGCGCTAAATACGAGATTCAACGACATCGAAAAATTTGTGAAAACCCGGAACCCCAAACGTGCAACACTATTAGCACAA TAACCGTTCACGCTGGAGAAGGCGAAACATATCTGAAGCATTGTAATGAAACGATATCGGTGTGTAACCAACTATTAACGAATCAAAAAACTGAAGTTTTATTTTGTTGCAGCAAATGCGAGAAAAGTCGTGGAAATGGCGCTCGATCGAAATCATCGATTTTATTAGGAcaaatattaagttttattacgTTCTATGCACTGTTAGCATAG